The window GGGCGTTACACCTTTCATCCCCATGGGTGCGCCGGAGGCGCATGCGGTATTCCCCTCTCCCCCAACAGGGGGCGAGGGTATCTTATTTGTGGCTGTCACTGATTGGGCGCTGGAGTTGGATTGAACGAGTGAGGCGCCACGCATGTCGAGCGCTGTCAGGATTCCGGCCAGGATCATCGACGGGGTCGGCGGGCAGCCGCCAACAACCACATCGACCGGCACAATGGCCGATACGGGCCCCACGACCCCATATCCGCCCGCGAAGATCCCGCAATCCCTGGCACAATCGCCGATGGCGACCACGATCTTCGGATCGGGGGTGGCGTCATAGGTGCGCTTAAGGGGGTCGGCCATATTGCGCGTCACCGGACCTGTGACCAACAGACAATCCGCATGGCGCGGCGAGGCGACGAAATGCATCCCGAACCGCTCCAGGTCATAGTAGGGATTGTTCAGCGCTCCGATCTCCAACTCACACCCGTTGCACGAACCCGCGTCTACCTCTCGGATGTGAAGCGAGCGACCAAAGAGGCGCCGAGCGCGCTCGTCGACCTGCCGCGCAATGGCCTCGATCTGTGTGTCGTCATGGGTGCGCACCAGCGGCTCAGTCACCACCGGTGTTGTCCAGATCTTTCTCGCGAGTGTCAGCATCCCGACATATTACCCAGAGTCTAAAATAGCTTGCATCCCCCCTTTCGCAAAGGGGGGCGAGGGGGGATTTGAACGATCAGGAAATCCCCCTCAATCCCCCTTTTCCAAAGGGGGAGGTTGCTTGAGATGCTATGCAACAGTGCAATCTATTTAGCGCTCCCCTTAATAACTTCTCCCATTGCCACACCGCGTCGGCGTCGGGGTTCCTCCCCTAGCGGCGCTTGGGCGACTGTGTCTGCTCGAGTCGTATCTCCTCAAGCATCCCGCGAACGCCGATCAGGTGGTTGTTGAAGATTTCTCTCGCCGCATCGAGCAGCTTAAAGAGAGACGGGTCGCTCACGGAATAGTAGACGCTCGACCCCTCCTTACGGGCCACCACAATCCCCTTATTGCGAAGGACCGCGAGCTGCTGCGAGGCGTTGGCCGGCTCAATCGAGAATTGCCGGCTGATCCCGTTGACCGTCAGCTCTCCGGT is drawn from Candidatus Methylomirabilis lanthanidiphila and contains these coding sequences:
- a CDS encoding hydrogenase, which encodes MLTLARKIWTTPVVTEPLVRTHDDTQIEAIARQVDERARRLFGRSLHIREVDAGSCNGCELEIGALNNPYYDLERFGMHFVASPRHADCLLVTGPVTRNMADPLKRTYDATPDPKIVVAIGDCARDCGIFAGGYGVVGPVSAIVPVDVVVGGCPPTPSMILAGILTALDMRGASLVQSNSSAQSVTATNKIPSPPVGGEGNTACASGAPMGMKGVTP
- a CDS encoding ArsR family transcriptional regulator, whose translation is MRQQLSNFKADFFKALAHPLRISILDALRTGELTVNGISRQFSIEPANASQQLAVLRNKGIVVARKEGSSVYYSVSDPSLFKLLDAAREIFNNHLIGVRGMLEEIRLEQTQSPKRR